One genomic segment of Theobroma cacao cultivar B97-61/B2 chromosome 6, Criollo_cocoa_genome_V2, whole genome shotgun sequence includes these proteins:
- the LOC18596847 gene encoding 50S ribosomal protein L21, mitochondrial → MAHRRCVQSLARHATALISLKTTRPLSTLEILTSKSNPVITITNLEPSWCARWSHSRYFSSSKSDDSENEVEMEEASDGETEDEEAASDLDRDYSPEEKEAEAAAIGYKVLGPLQRSDRVFKDYEPVFAVVQIGSHQFKVSNGDCIFTERLKFCEVNDKLILNKVLLLGSPTQTIIGRPILPDAAVHAVVEEHALDAKVIIFKKKKRKNYRRTKGHRQELTKLRITDIQGIEKPEMKTDGRPLKAAVKKPEEIVAAA, encoded by the exons ATGGCTCATCGACGGTGCGTCCAGTCACTGGCCCGCCATGCTACGGCTCTCATTTCTCTCAAAACGACTCGGCCTCTCTCCACCCTCGAAATCCTAACCTCGAAATCAAATCCGGTAATAACCATCACCAATTTGGAACCGTCATGGTGCGCCCGCTGGTCCCACTCTCGTTACTTCTCGTCCAGCAAAAGCGACGACAGCGAGAACGAAGTGGAAATGGAAGAGGCCAGCGATGGAGAAACAGAGGACGAGGAGGCGGCGTCGGATTTGGATAGGGATTACTCGCCTGAGGAGAAGGAAGCAGAGGCCGCGGCTATTGGGTACAAAGTGTTGGGCCCGCTCCAGCGGTCCGACCGTGTATTCAAAGATTATGAGCCGGTTTTCGCAGTGGTTCAG atcgGATCGCATCAGTTTAAGGTGAGCAATGGGGATTGCATTTTCACAGAGAGGTTGAAATTCTGCGAAGTCAATGACAAG TTGATTTTAAACAAGGTTCTCTTGCTTGGCTCGCCTACCCAAACAATTATCGGTAGGCCTATTCTCCCAGATGCAGCTGTTCATGCTGTTGTTGAGGAGCAT GCATTAGATGCTAaggtaattatttttaagaaaaagaaaaggaagaattaCCGTCGAACCAAAGGACATCGCCAG GAATTGACTAAGTTGAGAATAACTGATATACAAGGaattgaaaaaccagaaatgAAAACTGATGGGAGGCCATTAAAGGCAGCTGTTAAGAAGCCAGAGGAGATTGTTGCTGCCGCTTAA
- the LOC18596849 gene encoding probable ubiquitin-conjugating enzyme E2 24: protein MDVLLTDSDWERFSESGSSEEQEEIDFLYGGQAQSILSSLEESIGKIDDFLSFERGFMHGDIVRSVTDPSGQMGRVTNINMFVDLENALGKIIKDVNSKKLLKLRSISVGDYVVNATWIGRVDKVVDSVSIVFDDGSKCEVTAVDHEKLVPISPNIIDDSQYPYYPGQRVQVVPSDFSRSTRWLCGTWRGNHEEGTICGVDAGLVYVDWISSAQVAHDLSASPPSRLQEAKNLTLLSCFSHANWQLGDWCLANCKGTTEHFFHASTHDLNKGNWKLEKGFKRGNLGSRLEEIFVIVKTRTKVDVVWQDGTCGLGLDSQTVLPVGVANGHEFWPDQFVLEKETNGNSQRWGVVRGVDAKERTVKVQWRNMVLNEVNGLGGELMEETCSAYELVEHPDYCYCYGDIVFKVVQNQFGDQADKGHVILETGLGTEAALKGKNCNWDQKKYPSTYCLSCIGIVIGFKDGDVEVKWASGIPTKVAPYEIYHIDKYEVSATTPVLYEENAEVFSQEMPVHETQSNSHTGKDLLSFDGTDEIGKKFSWMPTSFFHPQAAIGFFSSIASSILGSLGSRSLLSQNSSGCMPHDAKEIGILFEKEVLETCNHCAELDLSELQTFETTNINQEVEEIEENKGSMMPRPSETSHQFRQFDMVSDCSDHHFLGESKVLAVSQVKRNWLKKVQQEWSILEKNLPETIYVRVCEERINLLRAALVGAPGTPYHDGLFLFDIFLPPEYPYEPPLVHYHSGGLRLNPNLYESGKVCLSLLNTWTGSGTEVWNPGSSTILQVLLSLQALVLNEKPYFNEAGYDKQLGRAEGETNSVSYNENAFLVTCQSMLYILRKPPKHFEALVKEHFSRCAENILLACNAYMEGVPIGRALECGGNGHDENLKGSSTGFKIMLAKLYPKLVEAFSDQGTDCSQFCGLEK, encoded by the exons ATGGATGTGCTCCTTACCGATTCTGACTGGGAAAGATTTAGTGAAAGTGGCAGTAGTGAGGAACAGGAGGAAATTGACTTTCTGTATGGCGGCCAGGCTCAGAGCATTCTATCAAGTCTGGAGGAAAGCATTGGAAAAATTGATGACTTTCTCTCATTTGAGAGGGGGTTCATGCATGGGGACATTGTGCGCTCTGTAACAGACCCATCTGGGCAGATGGGTAGAGTAACCAATATTAATATGTTTGTTGACCTTGAAAATGCTCTTGGGAAAATCATAAAAGATGTGAATTCCAAAAAGCTTTTGAAGCTACGATCCATTTCAGTTGGGGATTATGTGGTTAATGCAACTTGGATAGGAAGGGTGGATAAAGTAGTTGACAGTGTCTCAATTGTCTTTGATGATGGGTCAAAGTGTGAGGTCACTGCAGTGGATCATGAGAAGCTTGTGCCTATTTCTCCCAACATAATTGATGACTCACAATATCCATATTATCCAGGACAGAGAGTGCAGGTTGTGCCTTCAGATTTTTCTAGATCAACTAGATGGTTATGTGGTACCTGGAGGGGAAATCATGAGGAAGGAACCATTTGTGGAGTGGATGCAGGTTTGGTCTATGTTGATTGGATTTCCTCTGCTCAAGTTGCTCATGATTTGAGTGCCTCCCCTCCCTCACGTTTGCAGGAGGCAAAAAACTTGACTTTGTTGTCATGTTTTTCCCATGCAAATTGGCAGCTCGGTGATTGGTGTCTCGCCAACTGCAAGGGGACGACTGAACATTTTTTCCATGCATCAACTCATGATTTAAATAAAGGTAACTGGAAATTAGAAAAAGGATTTAAAAGGGGAAACCTGGGTTCAAGATTGGAGGAAATTTTTGTTATCGTGAAGACTAGGACCAAGGTTGATGTTGTGTGGCAAGATGGTACCTGTGGTTTGGGATTAGATTCACAGACTGTACTTCCTGTTGGTGTTGCAAATGGGCATGAATTTTGGCCTGATCAGTTTGTCCTGGAAAAGGAAACCAATGGCAATAGTCAAAGATGGGGTGTGGTGCGTGGTGTGGATGCAAAGGAACGAACAGTTAAGGTACAGTGGAGAAATATGGTTTTGAATGAAGTAAATGGTTTGGGTGGGGAGCTGATGGAGGAAACTTGTAGTGCTTATGAACTTGTTGAGCACCCAGACTACTGTTACTGTTATGGTGATATCGTGTTTAAGGTGGTTCAGAACCAGTTTGGTGATCAAGCTGATAAAGGTCATGTAATCTTAGAAACTGGTTTGGGTACAGAAGCTGCTTTGAAAGGCAAGAACTGTAATTGGGATCAGAAGAAGTATCCCAGTACATATTGTCTATCCTGTATTGGCATTGTCATCGGATTTAAAGATGGGGATGTGGAGGTGAAATGGGCTTCTGGTATTCCAACAAAG GTTGCACCTTATGAAATTTACCATATTGATAAATATGAAGTTTCAGCCACAACCCCTGTTCTCTATGAAGAAAATGCCGAGGTTTTCAGTCAAGAGATGCCAGTGCATGAGACGCAGTCTAATAGCCACACAGGAAAG GATTTGTTGAGTTTTGATGGTACTgatgaaattggaaaaaagTTCTCATGGATGCCTACTTCCTTCTTCCATCCGCAAGCTGCTATTGGATTTTTCTCAAGCATTGCTTCTAGCATCCTAGGTTCCCTTGGTTCCAGATCACTGTTAAGCCAAAATTCATCTGGTTGTATGCCTCATGATGCCAAAGAAATTGGCATACTCTTTGAGAAAGAAGTATTGGAAACTTGCAATCACTGTGCTGAGCTAGATCTGAGTGAGTTGCAGACATTTGAAACAACAAACATAAATCAGGAAGTTGAAGAGattgaagaaaacaaaggtAGTATGATGCCAAGACCCAGTGAGACTTCACATCAATTTAGGCAGTTTGATATGGTTAGTGATTGCTCAGATCACCACTTTCTTGGTGAAAGCAAGGTGTTGGCTGTGTCTCAG GTGAAAAGAAATTGGCTGAAGAAGGTTCAGCAAGAATGGAGTATTCTAGAGAAAAACCTTCCTG AAACTATCTATGTCCGTGTTTGTGAGGAAAGGATTAATCTACTTCGAGCAGCCCTTGTTGGTGCCCCTGGAACACCCTACCATGATGGGCTGTTCCTTTTTGACATATTTCTTCCACCAGAGTATCCGTATGAACCACCT TTGGTGCATTACCATTCAGGGGGGCTCCGCCTTAACCCCAATTTGTATGAATCAGGGAAGGTTTGCTTGAGCCTTCTAAATACATGGACAGGTTCAGGAACCGAGGTGTGGAATCCTGGAAGCTCCACTATTCTGCAAGTTCTTCTGTCCCTCCAGGCTCTCGTGCTGAATGAGAAACCTTATTTCAATGAGGCTGGATATGATAAACAGTTGGGAAGAGCTGAGGGGGAGACAAACTCAGTGAGCTACAATGAAAATGCATTCCTTGTCACCTGCCAGTCTATGCTTTATATACTCCGCAAGCCACCCAAg CATTTTGAGGCACTTGTCAAGGAGCACTTCAGTAGATGCGCTGAAAATATTCTCTTGGCTTGCAATGCATACATGGAAGGTGTGCCGATAGGACGTGCTCTTGAATGTGGCGGAAATGGGCATGATGAAAACCTGAAAGGAAGTTCTACTGGGTTCAAAATTATGCTCGCTAAGCTTTATCCAAAGCTTGTGGAGGCATTTTCAGATCAGGGAACTGATTGCAGCCAATTCTGTGGGCTGGAGAAGTGA
- the LOC18596851 gene encoding uncharacterized protein LOC18596851, producing the protein MKPPKPPRFYPKNPSKICDFPSSSFCLFLAFFFLLQIPKTASLFPTQAPPEYSKYCNDVVPESPVEPTTLFPSSTANNLDFRIGYFTGGDSFFFQSNIAADAPKAAAFYAQYFHNTLYNNTTQIYKIQGKLGLQIPRSFFVSSSNDSLLNPHRGLRRKFRIRGPRIPVIGRGTPSFSLSGYWSESAGRLCMVGSGVSNGNAGRYRTFNVVLKLNYSNNFNVFGSLISGVLECLDSEHSLSYFEPVSLLGVRRSFENYEFSLVENGKGSSCLSEVEGEGENLDVSENDGGVCSAIVERTIRFELDYGKDCDKASCASVFKDVKYVPSFMFFRQLKCVDKGKMQILLGFHNSSRMHTLFPFDPNTTLIGEGTWDEKKNKVCGIACRVLNFRDSLTRAFVGDCSIKFSLRYPKVLSLRNRYSLVGKLWSDKSEDDPSYFGMIRFRSIWEVSPGFKSVLGLKYEYTEVDSARRSCASKNIAKHKGKTYPDGDSIDMRFDMLVTDSKGESAWGFANPLFVDDQLYKHQRYGPLPLAVHLSNNDSRLLNISYQISYTYQSSNAPALSRVVEISAEGIYDRDTGVLCMVGCKHVRYYNQILIENGLLDCDVVVTVQFSPVNAAEIYRVKGTIESTRAKSDPLYFEPINLSSKSFYTRQAKESIWRIDLEITMVLISNTLACIFVGLQLFHVKKHPEVLPFISVVMLIVLTLGHMIPLLLNFEALFVTNRNQQNAFLESGGWLEVNEIIVRAVTMVAFLLQFRLLQLTWSVRQGNESQKGLWDAEKKVLLVSLPLYVSGGLIAWLVHQWKNSRQSPFLQPHRNGLHMTLQQHFYQQYSFWSDLKSYGGLVFDGFLLPQVVFNVLSKSNEKALAASFYIGTTMVHLLPHAYDLYRAHSSSGYLGLSYIYANHKMDFFSTAWDIIIPCGGLLFAIFIFLQQRYGGHCFLPKRFREDAVYEKVPVEIGVELQGESVQKNFYSL; encoded by the coding sequence ATGAAGCCGCCAAAACCTCCTCGTTTCTACCCaaaaaacccttcaaaaatcTGTGATTTCCCTTCAAGTTCTTTCTGCCTCTTCTtagctttctttttcctccttcAAATCCCAAAAACTGCCTCTCTATTCCCTACTCAGGCCCCGCCTGAATACTCCAAATACTGCAATGACGTCGTCCCGGAATCCCCTGTGGAGCCCACCACTCTTTTTCCCAGCTCCACCGCTAACAACCTCGATTTCAGAATCGGTTATTTCACCGGCGGAGACTCCTTTTTTTTCCAATCAAATATCGCCGCCGATGCTCCCAAAGCTGCTGCCTTTTACGCTCAGTATTTTCACAACACCCTCTATAATAATACAAcccaaatttataaaattcaagGCAAGCTCGGTCTACAAATTCCCAGATCCTTTTTCGTTTCTTCTTCCAATGACAGTCTCTTAAACCCCCACCGTGGATTACGGCGGAAGTTTCGGATCAGGGGACCGAGAATTCCAGTGATCGGGAGAGGAACGCCGAGTTTTTCGCTAAGTGGGTATTGGTCGGAATCGGCTGGAAGGCTTTGTATGGTTGGATCAGGGGTAAGTAACGGGAATGCAGGTAGATATCGGACTTTTAATGTTGTTCTTAAGCTCAATTATTCgaataattttaatgtttttggAAGTTTAATTTCTGGGGTTTTGGAATGTTTAGATTCTGAACATAGTTTGAGTTACTTTGAGCCGGTTTCCTTATTGGGTGTGAGGAGGAGTTTTGAGAATTATGAGTTTAGTTTGGTTGAGAACGGAAAGGGAAGTTCTTGTTTAAGTGAGGTTGAAGGTGAGGGAGAGAATTTGGATGTTAGCGAAAATGATGGTGGAGTTTGTTCAGCAATTGTTGAACGTACGATTAGGTTTGAGTTGGACTATGGGAAGGATTGTGATAAAGCTAGTTGTGCTTCGGTTTTTAAGGATGTTAAATATGTTCCAAGCTTCATGTTCTTTAGACAGCTTAAGTGTGTGGATAAGGGGAAAATGCAGATTTTGTTGGGGTTTCATAACTCAAGTAGAATGCATACTTTATTCCCTTTTGATCCTAATACAACGTTGATTGGTGAGGGAACATGGGATGAGAAGAAGAATAAGGTCTGTGGTATTGCTTGTCGAGTTTTGAATTTCAGGGATTCTTTGACTAGAGCATTTGTTGGTGATTGTTCTATTAAGTTTAGCTTAAGATACCCCAAGGTTTTGTCTCTTAGAAATAGGTATTCACTTGTGGGGAAACTTTGGAGTGATAAAAGTGAGGATGATCCGAGTTACTTTGGCATGATTAGGTTCAGGAGTATTTGGGAAGTATCACCTGGGTTCAAGAGTGTTCTGGGTTTAAAATATGAGTATACAGAGGTTGATAGTGCTAGAAGATCTTGTGCGAGTAAAAATATTGCTAAACACAAGGGAAAGACATATCCTGATGGCGATTCAATAGACATGAGATTTGACATGTTGGTGACAGATAGTAAAGGAGAATCAGCATGGGGTTTTGCAAACCCGCTGTTTGTGGATGATCAGCTATATAAGCATCAGCGTTATGGGCCTTTGCCGTTAGCAGTTCATTTGAGCAATAATGACAGCAGGCTATTGAATATCAGCTATCAGATTAGCTACACATACCAGTCCAGTAATGCTCCTGCCTTGTCCAGAGTAGTTGAAATTTCTGCTGAGGGAATATATGATAGAGATACTGGTGTTCTGTGCATGGTAGGATGTAAACATGTAAGATACTATAATCAAATTTTGATAGAAAATGGTTTACTGGACTGTGATGTGGTGGTTACTGTCCAATTTTCTCCAGTAAATGCTGCAGAAATATATCGTGTTAAGGGAACTATTGAAAGCACACGGGCCAAGTCAGACCCTCTTTATTTTGAACCCATTAATTTGTCTTCAAAATCATTCTACACCAGACAGGCTAAAGAATCCATTTGGAGAATAGATCTGGAGATTACCATGGTTCTGATTTCCAATACACTTGCATGTATTTTTGTTGGATTGCAGCTTTTTCATGTGAAGAAACACCCAGAAGTGCTTCCCTTCATTTCTGTGGTGATGCTCATTGTTCTTACTTTGGGGCACATGATTCCTCTATTGCTGAACTTCGAAGCCTTGTTTGTAACAAACCGTAATCAACAGAATGCTTTTCTTGAGAGTGGTGGATGGCTTGAAGTAAATGAAATAATAGTAAGGGCAGTAACAATGGTAGCTTTTCTTTTGCAGTTTCGTCTTCTCCAACTCACATGGTCTGTAAGACAAGGCAATGAAAGCCAAAAGGGCTTATGGGATGCAGAGAAAAAGGTTTTATTAGTATCACTTCCTTTGTATGTAAGTGGGGGATTGATTGCTTGGTTAGTGCACCAATGGAAGAATTCCCGCCAGAGTCCATTTCTACAACCACACCGAAATGGTCTTCATATGACACTTCAGCAGCATTTTTACCAGCAATATTCTTTCTGGAGTGACCTTAAATCTTATGGCGGTTTGGTCTTTGATGGGTTTTTGCTTCCACAGGTAGTGTTCAACGTGTTGTCTAAATCCAATGAAAAGGCTCTTGCTGCTTCATTTTACATAGGAACCACCATGGTCCATTTGTTGCCTCATGCATATGATCTTTACAGAGCTCACAGTTCTTCAGGATATCTTGgtttatcatatatatatgcgAACCATAAAATGGATTTCTTTTCCACTGCCTGGGATATCATAATCCCTTGTGGAGGTTTGCTCTTTGCTATCTTCATCTTCTTGCAGCAGCGATATGGGGGTCACTGTTTTCTACCTAAACGGTTTAGAGAGGATGCTGTATACGAAAAAGTGCCTGTAGAAATTGGTGTGGAACTGCAAGGTGAATCCGTTCAGAAAAACTTTTATAGCTTGTGA